The window CGGGAGCTTTGCTCTATATGGGAGATGGCCACGCCGCGATGGGAGACGGCGAAATAGCTGGAACGGCGATTGAGGTGCCATTGCGCGCACGCATGCAGGTTAGCGTCATCAAGGGGCAGCGCATTAAATGGCCACGCTTTGAGAATGAGAGCTCGATCATGGCCGTGGGAGCTTATCGTCCGCTGGATGACTGCCTCCGTATCGCGTTCACCGAGCTGGTCCACTGGATTCATAATGACTACGGCCTATCTGAGCTCGATACGTACGAATTGCTCTCGAAAGTGGCAAGGATCCACTTGAACGAGATGGTGGATCCCAATTATGTGATCGTGGCCTCCATCGAGAAGAAGTACTTGCCTCCGAAAAAGAAGCCGTAAAGTCAGGCGTTCTAACTTATCGCGTGAGCGGCCCCAGGTAGTGACTACAGTGTCCAACCTCTGTCACCTTGACAGGGGTTGGGCTCCGGGCGAAACTCCGTTACAGGGAGGACTGTTAACCACTTCTCCGGATTGCACTTAAGTGCTTTGGGGGAAAGGGAACCGACGCTTCCTTCACTGACCCGCATGTCTGACCACACGGATTCAGGACCTGTCGCAACGAAAGATGCTGGTGTGGACGATCTCCGTTCGCGGGCACAAGAACATTCTTCCCAGGATCGCGTGGCGCAATCCGAATTTGAAGCCAGCCTGGACGCGGCACTCAGATTAGTGAGTGAGCAATCCGTTGTGATGACGCGTGCTACAGGTTCCGCCATCGCGCTGAAGCAAGGCCAGGTCATGTTCTGCAGGGCGCGGGCGGGTACAACCGCTCCGGAGTTAGGTGCGCAGCTTGATGGCACCTCCGGACTTTCAGGAGAGTGCGTCCGCACCGGCCGCCTGCTTATTTGCCACGATACGGAATCCGATCCTCGGGTTGATCTCGCGGTCTGCCGACTGCTGGGCATCCGCTCCATGGTGGTGATGCCGCTTTATCTTGGGGTTGAGCTCATTGGCGTCTTCGAAGTATTTTCCTCAACCCCTTCAGCGTTTGGACGCCACGAGATATCCGTGCTGGAAAGCATGGGTGAGTTGATCGTCTCCGTAGTTGAACCCGCTCCAGAGGTGTCGTCGCGGGCATCCGATCCCGCTGGCACTCCAGTTATCGCAAAGAAGGCGCGCAGTTCTGGCAAGGTGGACGCACCGGAGGCGAGAGTACCAACGTCCCCATCCCCTCTGAAACAATCCTCAAAGACGGACGCAGGAGACGACCTGATCTGCGAAATCGAGGCCGGGAATGTGCATTTGGGAAAAGAGGAGATTCCCGCGTCTGAGCCGGCGATTTCCGGGCCCTTACTCACGGGCGAGCTGACACAGCGCAACCGTGCTCACAAGCCGATACTGGCCGGTATTCTCCTGCTGGGAGGATTGCTAGGATTCGGATGGTGGATCCGTTCCGTCCGTTACGCGAAGACTGCAGCGGTCGAATTGGCGGATACGCCGCCCAGTAGTGACCCGCATGCGGCAACCGATTCTCAGGGAGCTCCCTCTGCTGGACAGCCACTGCACTTGGATGACAACCAGGCTTCTCCCAAACTCTCAGAGCCGCAAGATCCCGCGATGACCGCAACAGACAGTTCCTCTTCAGGAGTGGCCAATGAAGGGAAACCGGAATCTCTGGCTGGGGAGCCATCCGCAGACGTGGACCCAAAAGCTGATGGAACTAACCCTGATACGCCATCGGCATCCGTGGCCGATCCCAAGCTGTCCAAGCCTCTGCCCAGCACAGCGTCGCAGACAAGACGAGACAAAGTCGCCGCCGCGCACGACATTAAGACGCTTCGAAGTTCTGCCGAGTCAGGCGACCCGGATGCGCAACTGGCATTAGCCGTACGTTACGCCAATGGCGATGGTGTCAAGCAGAGTTATGGGGACGCCTTAAAGTGGTTCTCCCGTGCGGAAGCTCAGGGGGCCCTTCCGTCTGATCACAAGGCGCTTGACGCCGAAGAGCGAGCCCAAGCTTGGGCGGCGAGCAGATAAGCACCAGACGGTTTGTTAATCAGGATAATGTCCCCCCAGACTTCTCGGGATAGGCCCTACTGTGGCGCAGGTTACCTTGACACCGCAAATAGATGGTATGAAACTCCAAGTAATGCAACAGCTCAGGCTTTTGGAGCCTGATTTTGCGGCAGAATCTCGACTTTTCGCTGTAGAGTAGTGCTGGCATGGATCAATACTCCATTCTCGGGCCGCCTTCCAATCGCCACGAAGATGGCAAGAGGCAGTCTGATTGGCCAATCGCAGAGCCTTCGCCGGAGTCCCATCCACCAACTGCGGATGCGCAAGACACTCTATTCAAAGGACCTGAATTGGGTCGCGAGGCCACGTTCTCCATTGCGGGCCCGGGGAATTCCGAATCTGAACTGAATTCGATACTGCAACTCACCGCGGAACGTGCGCAATACATTACCGGCGCCTCGGCTTCAGCTATTGCCTTGAAGAAAGGTCCGGAGCTGGTATGTTGCGCCGCAACCGGCACGATCGCCCCCGATTGCGGGGCGCGTCTGGACATGAAGTCCGGCCTTATCGCGGAGTGCATCCGCACCGGTGAAATTTTGCGCTGCGACAATGCCGATCTCGATCCTCGGGTAAACATTGAAAGCTGCCGCCGTCTGGGAATCGAATCTGTTGTTGTCATGCCGCTGTACCAGCAGAATGAACTCATTGGAATTTTTGAGCTGTTTGCTTCCCATGCGTATGCATTCCAGGAACGTGACATACAAACCTTAAAAGGGATGGCTGCAGGCGTAATTTCAGCTCTGAACCAGGTTGGGGCTAAACGCAACGGCCTGGAGAATTCCACGCAAAATGGCGTCAGTGCAGGAATAAGTTCATCGCCGGAAGAGAATTCCGCCACCGAGGTCGCGAGTCAATTGCTGATAATTGACAACTCGAGACTTCAAGGCGTTTGCAAAGCGTGCGGCGCGCTCATAGATATGGAAGCGGCGATCTGCCCGCAATGCGATGCCTCGAATCCGCTTTCCGCTGAACCGGTCGAGCCGGTCATCACGGCCCCGGCGTGGAGGCAAACTCTCCCCGCAAAAAGATTGCTTCTCCCGGCGCTGTTTGTTGCCTTAGCCCTGCTTGTGGCGTTCGCGCCCATTCCGCGCAGAAAAGCAAATCCACCGGCATTCAGCTCTGACCAGGCGCCAGGTTCGGAGCCCAGCTCCAGCTTAGAGCCCTCCGCGACGCCGAACACTGTTGAATCAAGTAACTCAGCATCTGCTGGCAATGGACAGGTTAGTACCGGAGTGAAGCAGCTTCTCACCGGGGTTGGTTCAGACTTCTCCAAGCTCTTGCCCACCACAGAAAAGGAAGACTTGAGCGCGCCCGCTAATGATCCCAGCATTAAAGTTTGGGTGGATACCCGCAAAGGTTATTACTACTGCCCTGGGGATGAACAATACGGTCGAACTGGACGTGGAACCTACATGAGCCAGAGAGAGGCGCAGACCGATTACTACATTCCAGCTCTGATGAAACCCTGTTCCTAACGCTCCGTTCGCCGCGCTTTCTCATTGTGCTTGACAAACTACTCACGACTGCATAAATTCCGGACATCTGCCCGCATACCGGGTGCCTACTATGAAGAATGTGTATGAGGTTTTGAGACAAAAAGAACTAGAGTTGACCCGCTTGGAAAAGGAAGTCGAGGC of the Terriglobales bacterium genome contains:
- a CDS encoding GAF domain-containing protein codes for the protein MSDHTDSGPVATKDAGVDDLRSRAQEHSSQDRVAQSEFEASLDAALRLVSEQSVVMTRATGSAIALKQGQVMFCRARAGTTAPELGAQLDGTSGLSGECVRTGRLLICHDTESDPRVDLAVCRLLGIRSMVVMPLYLGVELIGVFEVFSSTPSAFGRHEISVLESMGELIVSVVEPAPEVSSRASDPAGTPVIAKKARSSGKVDAPEARVPTSPSPLKQSSKTDAGDDLICEIEAGNVHLGKEEIPASEPAISGPLLTGELTQRNRAHKPILAGILLLGGLLGFGWWIRSVRYAKTAAVELADTPPSSDPHAATDSQGAPSAGQPLHLDDNQASPKLSEPQDPAMTATDSSSSGVANEGKPESLAGEPSADVDPKADGTNPDTPSASVADPKLSKPLPSTASQTRRDKVAAAHDIKTLRSSAESGDPDAQLALAVRYANGDGVKQSYGDALKWFSRAEAQGALPSDHKALDAEERAQAWAASR
- a CDS encoding GAF domain-containing protein translates to MDQYSILGPPSNRHEDGKRQSDWPIAEPSPESHPPTADAQDTLFKGPELGREATFSIAGPGNSESELNSILQLTAERAQYITGASASAIALKKGPELVCCAATGTIAPDCGARLDMKSGLIAECIRTGEILRCDNADLDPRVNIESCRRLGIESVVVMPLYQQNELIGIFELFASHAYAFQERDIQTLKGMAAGVISALNQVGAKRNGLENSTQNGVSAGISSSPEENSATEVASQLLIIDNSRLQGVCKACGALIDMEAAICPQCDASNPLSAEPVEPVITAPAWRQTLPAKRLLLPALFVALALLVAFAPIPRRKANPPAFSSDQAPGSEPSSSLEPSATPNTVESSNSASAGNGQVSTGVKQLLTGVGSDFSKLLPTTEKEDLSAPANDPSIKVWVDTRKGYYYCPGDEQYGRTGRGTYMSQREAQTDYYIPALMKPCS